In Labilithrix sp., a genomic segment contains:
- a CDS encoding outer membrane lipoprotein carrier protein LolA — translation MDGAKLDALLADVAKARKGVTSLRAGFRQERKLTLLATSVVSNGELIFVAPDRLRWDLAAPDDIVYFVGPEGLSYKTKSSSATVPAQGASVARALADVRALLGGDLAALRDRYVLSATRGASDVEIGGAAKDPKASVRAFTLVLERGLVNPVRAKLLEGKSDSVELQFNNVVVNGPVDPAKMRP, via the coding sequence GTGGATGGGGCCAAGCTCGATGCGCTCCTCGCGGATGTCGCGAAGGCGCGGAAGGGGGTGACGAGCTTGCGGGCGGGGTTTCGGCAGGAGCGAAAGCTCACGCTGCTCGCGACGTCGGTGGTGTCGAACGGCGAGCTGATCTTCGTCGCGCCCGATCGCCTGCGATGGGACCTCGCGGCGCCGGATGACATCGTCTACTTCGTCGGGCCGGAGGGGCTCTCGTACAAAACGAAGTCGTCGTCCGCGACCGTGCCGGCGCAGGGGGCGAGCGTCGCGCGCGCGCTCGCCGACGTGCGGGCGCTCCTCGGCGGCGACCTCGCCGCGCTGCGCGATCGGTACGTCCTCTCCGCGACGCGCGGCGCGAGCGACGTCGAGATCGGAGGCGCGGCGAAGGACCCGAAGGCGAGCGTCCGCGCGTTCACGCTCGTGCTCGAGCGCGGGCTCGTGAACCCCGTGCGCGCGAAGCTCCTCGAGGGCAAGAGCGACAGCGTCGAATTGCAGTTCAATAACGTCGTCGTTAACGGGCCCGTCGACCCCGCGAAGATGCGTCCGTAA
- a CDS encoding GNAT family N-acetyltransferase, giving the protein MLAVPPRSEVRFRPVETKRLQLFPLDATDTRELWSAVESSRTHLEPWLPWVPFNADLDSSGRYAEASAADWDAARATRFSIRDKGSHRFLGVIGLESFAHLHESVELGYWLRVDSWGKGLMTEAGRAVLDWAFGSVNAHRVRVAAATDNHPSLAVIGRLGFRFEGIARQAERVNGRWLDHAVFSLLVTDPRPRA; this is encoded by the coding sequence GTGCTCGCCGTTCCGCCGCGCTCCGAGGTCCGGTTTCGTCCGGTGGAGACGAAGCGGCTCCAGCTGTTCCCGCTCGATGCGACCGACACCCGTGAGCTGTGGAGCGCGGTCGAGAGCTCGCGCACGCACCTCGAGCCGTGGCTGCCGTGGGTGCCCTTCAACGCCGACCTCGACTCGAGCGGCCGCTACGCCGAGGCGAGCGCCGCGGACTGGGACGCCGCGCGCGCCACGCGCTTCTCGATCCGGGACAAGGGCTCCCATCGCTTCCTCGGCGTGATCGGCCTCGAGTCGTTCGCGCACCTGCACGAGAGCGTCGAGCTCGGCTACTGGCTCCGCGTCGACTCGTGGGGCAAGGGCCTCATGACCGAGGCCGGAAGGGCCGTGCTCGACTGGGCGTTCGGGTCCGTCAACGCGCATCGCGTGCGCGTCGCGGCGGCGACGGACAACCACCCGTCGCTCGCCGTGATCGGACGGCTCGGCTTCCGCTTCGAAGGGATCGCGCGGCAGGCCGAGCGCGTGAACGGGCGCTGGCTCGACCATGCGGTCTTCTCGCTCCTCGTGACCGATCCGCGCCCACGCGCTTAA
- a CDS encoding OmpA family protein — protein MQRPVTALSFFLFMLGGGGAALAAEPVRVHVGAGAAHAVGGAQVSEFSAGGAGDATVEVPATSRFGVQAGVGAVVLGQGDAASDPNLARTGTGVAFVGTAGVRLRAFGEGRPGGPWIDSNMGLAHTGGLTRPAVGAHVGWDFRVSSGSRIDVGPYVGYTQIIQPDSALRGDDARILSAGLAISLGAKERPKAVAPPPVEAPPPPPPLPSRQDRDPVELAEAYDACPDGEPVSAEGCVGEIRIFEDRILLEDVIHFEFASAKIRANSFRVVKKLAKFILDHDEIVDVSIEGHTDEIGTDEYNRVLSVERATAMRELLIWFGAPAKQLRVIGHGKSRLKIVTLKAEESNRRVELFVTVTRTAVTGGAAASNGKSSR, from the coding sequence ATGCAGCGCCCCGTCACCGCCCTCTCCTTCTTCCTCTTCATGCTCGGAGGTGGAGGAGCCGCCCTCGCGGCCGAGCCGGTCCGCGTCCACGTCGGCGCCGGCGCCGCGCACGCCGTCGGCGGCGCGCAGGTGAGCGAGTTCTCCGCCGGCGGCGCGGGCGACGCGACGGTCGAGGTTCCCGCGACGTCCCGCTTCGGCGTCCAGGCCGGCGTCGGCGCGGTCGTGCTCGGACAAGGTGACGCGGCGAGCGATCCGAACCTCGCGCGCACCGGGACCGGCGTCGCGTTCGTCGGCACCGCCGGCGTCCGCCTCCGCGCGTTCGGCGAAGGACGCCCCGGCGGACCGTGGATCGACTCGAACATGGGGCTCGCCCACACCGGCGGCCTCACGCGCCCCGCCGTCGGCGCGCACGTCGGCTGGGACTTCCGCGTGTCGTCCGGGAGCCGGATCGACGTCGGTCCCTACGTCGGCTACACGCAGATCATCCAGCCGGACTCGGCGCTGCGCGGCGACGACGCGCGCATCCTCTCCGCCGGCCTCGCGATCAGCCTCGGCGCGAAGGAGCGGCCCAAGGCCGTCGCGCCGCCGCCGGTCGAGGCGCCTCCTCCTCCGCCGCCTTTGCCGTCGCGGCAGGACCGCGATCCGGTCGAGCTCGCGGAGGCGTACGACGCGTGCCCCGACGGCGAGCCCGTCTCGGCGGAGGGCTGCGTCGGCGAGATCCGCATCTTCGAGGACCGCATCCTCCTCGAGGACGTCATCCACTTCGAGTTCGCGAGCGCGAAGATCCGCGCGAACAGCTTCCGCGTCGTGAAGAAGCTCGCGAAGTTCATCCTCGATCACGACGAGATCGTCGACGTCAGCATCGAGGGGCACACCGACGAGATCGGCACCGACGAGTACAACCGCGTGCTCTCGGTCGAGCGCGCGACCGCGATGCGAGAGCTCCTCATCTGGTTCGGCGCACCGGCGAAGCAGCTCCGCGTGATCGGTCACGGCAAGTCGCGCCTGAAGATCGTCACGCTGAAGGCCGAGGAGTCGAACCGCCGCGTCGAGCTCTTCGTCACGGTCACGCGCACGGCGGTCACCGGCGGCGCCGCCGCGTCCAACGGAAAGAGCTCGAGGTAG
- a CDS encoding ABC transporter substrate-binding protein gives MILRFEDDMKRELTLGRAPQRVVSLVPSDTYSVAALGCVAALVGRTDYCELPEDVAKRVPSVGGTKNPRVADVLALEPDFVIANQEENTKKDLEAIAQAGIKVLVCFPKRAADGLSHLARLARVFRVERDPAVRDMLKRGYAAVAEAETARAAQTPLRTFCPIWMKPLMTIHGATFISDMLDLAGAQNVFADRERRYPLAADLGTARPLPEAELAGRDVRYPRVTMEEVVARRPELILLPDEPHPFSPEDAATFRAQGTGAKVVHTSGKDLCWYGAWTVEGLPRLRTLIAEQR, from the coding sequence ATGATCCTCCGCTTCGAAGACGACATGAAGCGCGAGCTCACGCTCGGCCGCGCGCCGCAGCGCGTGGTCTCCCTCGTCCCGAGCGACACGTACAGCGTCGCCGCGCTCGGATGCGTCGCCGCGCTCGTGGGGCGCACGGACTACTGCGAGCTCCCCGAAGACGTGGCGAAGCGCGTCCCGAGCGTCGGCGGCACGAAGAACCCGCGCGTCGCCGACGTCCTCGCGCTCGAGCCCGACTTCGTGATCGCCAATCAAGAGGAGAACACGAAGAAGGACCTCGAGGCGATCGCGCAGGCCGGGATCAAGGTGCTCGTCTGCTTCCCGAAGCGCGCCGCCGACGGCCTCTCGCACCTCGCGCGCCTCGCCCGCGTCTTCCGCGTCGAGCGCGACCCCGCGGTGCGCGACATGCTGAAGCGCGGCTACGCCGCCGTCGCCGAGGCCGAGACCGCGCGCGCGGCACAGACGCCGCTCCGCACCTTCTGCCCGATCTGGATGAAGCCGCTGATGACGATCCACGGCGCGACCTTCATCAGCGACATGCTCGACCTCGCCGGCGCGCAGAACGTCTTCGCCGATCGCGAGCGCCGCTACCCGCTCGCGGCCGACCTCGGCACCGCGAGGCCGCTCCCCGAGGCCGAGCTCGCGGGCCGCGACGTCCGCTACCCGCGCGTCACGATGGAGGAGGTGGTAGCGCGAAGACCCGAGCTCATCTTGCTCCCCGACGAGCCGCACCCCTTCAGCCCCGAAGACGCCGCCACGTTCCGCGCCCAGGGCACCGGCGCGAAGGTCGTCCACACGAGCGGCAAGGACCTGTGCTGGTACGGCGCCTGGACGGTGGAAGGCCTCCCGCGCCTGCGCACCCTCATCGCCGAACAGCGATAG
- a CDS encoding dihydrofolate reductase — MSERAPLTLVVAIGDGGVIGKDGALPWKISEDMRHFKSVTMGHAVIMGRKTHASIGRPLDGRRNIVVSRTADGFDGCETARSIEEAIERARTTDDEPHVIGGAAIYEAALPLATKIHLTEVHRAVEGDAFFHLDRSGWRETARRKGESEGVEFVTLER, encoded by the coding sequence GTGAGCGAGCGCGCGCCGCTCACGTTGGTCGTGGCGATCGGTGACGGCGGCGTCATCGGGAAGGACGGCGCGCTGCCTTGGAAGATCTCCGAGGACATGCGCCACTTCAAGTCGGTGACGATGGGCCACGCCGTCATCATGGGCCGGAAGACGCACGCGTCGATCGGGCGCCCGCTCGACGGCCGCCGCAACATCGTCGTGAGCCGCACCGCCGACGGCTTCGACGGCTGCGAGACCGCGCGCTCGATCGAGGAGGCGATCGAGCGCGCGCGGACGACCGACGACGAGCCGCACGTCATCGGCGGCGCCGCGATCTACGAAGCGGCGCTCCCGCTCGCGACGAAGATCCATCTCACCGAGGTCCATCGCGCGGTGGAGGGGGACGCGTTCTTCCACCTCGATCGCAGCGGCTGGCGCGAGACCGCGCGCCGCAAAGGCGAGTCCGAGGGCGTGGAGTTCGTGACGCTCGAGCGATAG
- the thyA gene encoding thymidylate synthase translates to MQQYLDLLRRILDDGKDRPDRTGTGTRAVFGHQMRFDLRKGFPLLTTKKLHTRSIFQELLWFLRGETHVKSLQDAGVRIWNEWATAEQTARFGRAEGDLGPIYGHQWRNFGASKLPDGSYQQDGVDQIKRLLRDIRETPHSRRLIVTGWNPKEADQVALPPCHTLFQLYVQDGELSCQLYQRSGDVFLGVPFNIASYALFTHMIAHVTDLSVGDFVHTLGDAHLYQNHLAQARLQLERAPRPLPTLKIATDTKDLFAIEAGDIVIEGYDPHPHIAAEVSV, encoded by the coding sequence ATGCAGCAGTACCTCGACCTGCTCCGGCGGATCCTCGACGACGGGAAGGACCGACCCGACCGCACCGGGACCGGCACGCGCGCCGTCTTCGGGCACCAGATGCGGTTCGATCTCCGGAAGGGGTTCCCGCTCCTCACGACGAAGAAGCTCCACACGCGCTCCATCTTCCAGGAGCTGCTCTGGTTCCTCCGCGGCGAGACGCACGTCAAATCGTTGCAGGATGCAGGCGTTCGGATCTGGAACGAGTGGGCGACCGCGGAGCAGACCGCGCGCTTCGGGCGCGCCGAGGGCGACCTCGGACCGATCTACGGCCATCAGTGGCGGAACTTCGGCGCGTCGAAGCTCCCCGACGGCTCGTACCAGCAGGACGGCGTCGATCAGATCAAGCGGCTCCTCCGCGACATCCGCGAGACGCCGCACTCGCGCCGCCTCATCGTCACCGGCTGGAACCCGAAGGAGGCCGATCAGGTCGCGCTCCCGCCGTGCCACACGCTCTTCCAGCTCTACGTGCAGGACGGCGAGCTCTCCTGCCAGCTCTACCAGCGCAGCGGCGACGTGTTCCTCGGCGTCCCGTTCAACATCGCGAGCTACGCGCTCTTCACGCACATGATCGCGCACGTCACGGACCTGAGCGTCGGCGACTTCGTCCACACGCTCGGCGACGCGCACCTCTACCAGAACCACCTCGCGCAAGCGCGCCTCCAGCTCGAACGCGCGCCACGCCCGCTCCCCACCCTGAAGATCGCGACCGACACGAAGGACCTCTTCGCGATCGAGGCGGGGGACATCGTGATCGAAGGCTACGACCCGCACCCGCATATCGCGGCCGAGGTGAGCGTCTAG